In Deltaproteobacteria bacterium, the following are encoded in one genomic region:
- a CDS encoding glycosyltransferase family 39 protein, translated as MLSRSRAEVVLVAVVATAAQLPTYALSHVALDEGQIVQIGYRLLNGDRLYSDIYTGIFPGIYWMAAGLLRVFGADVVVTRWAAVGVNTATTVVVWDLARRLAGRSWAWMTTLLYLALAIMSFPAFTMLAYSSVSLLCALAALLFLLRYLELGRVRDGAAVGALVVSCGVFKQNYGGLVLVSGLVSLLWSRRDSVLGRRSIGGVLAVPVAAGLVVGLPVIGYLAWAGTFGAFLFDTLLVIARSQLDAYHQPIPSIFGLLPMEDGRFIFLYSPPLLFNYLLRGTSYAKPETILELIGGSIRVGYGAALLALAAAPVLLVDRLRSFDPDTRNAARVVLPFACLFFVGLFPSAIWSHLAVVLVPLLIVLALLAKRVGDCTDRIGGGSVWVRRAAIVAIACGALAIVIKGSKNLREWHSEPMNLAGASVRVDPYQADLWRDAADFLGTCAHGDATIFVAPDMPLLYVVTGKRNPTPFDLIIPGNVEDDVIVARMRAAGTRCVVYNPRMYAQFDSFDRLFPETAAYFTTAFEVKRHIGSGPGGWLGLERKEARDGA; from the coding sequence ATGCTCTCTCGATCGCGGGCTGAAGTCGTGCTGGTGGCCGTCGTCGCCACCGCAGCACAGCTTCCGACGTATGCCTTGAGCCACGTCGCTCTCGACGAGGGACAGATCGTTCAGATCGGCTACCGCCTTCTGAACGGCGACCGCCTCTACAGCGACATCTACACCGGGATCTTTCCCGGCATCTATTGGATGGCAGCCGGCCTCCTGCGCGTGTTCGGAGCGGACGTCGTCGTCACGAGGTGGGCCGCGGTCGGCGTCAATACGGCGACGACGGTGGTCGTATGGGATCTCGCGCGTAGGCTCGCGGGGAGGAGCTGGGCCTGGATGACGACGCTGCTGTACCTCGCCCTCGCCATCATGAGCTTCCCCGCGTTCACGATGCTGGCGTATTCCTCCGTCTCGCTGCTCTGCGCGCTCGCCGCCTTGCTGTTCCTGCTTCGCTATCTCGAGCTCGGGCGGGTCCGCGACGGCGCCGCGGTCGGGGCGCTCGTGGTGTCGTGTGGTGTCTTCAAACAGAACTACGGCGGCCTCGTGTTGGTCTCCGGTCTCGTCTCGTTGTTGTGGAGCCGGCGGGACAGCGTGCTCGGACGGCGGTCCATCGGCGGCGTGTTGGCGGTGCCGGTGGCCGCCGGGCTCGTCGTCGGTTTGCCCGTCATCGGATATCTGGCCTGGGCCGGCACCTTCGGCGCATTCCTCTTCGATACGCTGCTCGTCATCGCGCGTTCGCAGCTCGACGCATATCACCAGCCGATTCCTTCGATTTTCGGTCTTCTTCCCATGGAGGACGGCCGCTTCATCTTCTTGTACTCGCCGCCATTGCTCTTCAACTACCTCCTCCGGGGGACGTCCTACGCCAAGCCCGAAACCATCCTCGAGCTGATTGGCGGGAGCATCCGCGTCGGCTATGGGGCCGCGCTCCTGGCTTTGGCCGCGGCCCCGGTGTTGCTCGTAGATCGACTCCGGTCGTTCGATCCCGACACGCGCAATGCCGCGCGCGTCGTGCTTCCGTTTGCTTGCCTGTTCTTCGTCGGCCTCTTTCCGTCGGCGATCTGGTCGCATCTCGCCGTCGTCTTGGTCCCATTGCTGATCGTTCTCGCTCTTTTGGCCAAGCGTGTCGGCGATTGCACGGACCGTATCGGCGGAGGGAGCGTTTGGGTGCGCCGTGCGGCGATCGTCGCCATCGCATGTGGCGCGCTGGCCATCGTGATCAAAGGATCGAAGAACCTCCGCGAATGGCACTCCGAACCGATGAATCTCGCCGGCGCTTCCGTTCGGGTCGATCCGTATCAGGCCGATCTCTGGCGCGATGCCGCGGACTTCCTGGGTACCTGCGCGCACGGTGACGCGACGATATTCGTCGCGCCGGACATGCCGCTCCTCTACGTGGTGACGGGGAAGCGGAACCCGACGCCGTTCGACCTCATCATTCCGGGAAACGTCGAGGATGACGTCATCGTGGCGAGGATGCGGGCGGCGGGGACGCGGTGCGTGGTCTACAACCCGCGGATGTACGCGCAGTTCGATTCCTTCGACCGGCTGTTTCCCGAAACGGCGGCCTATTTCACGACCGCGTTCGAGGTGAAGCGGCATATAGGCTCGGGACCCGGTGGGTGGTTGGGCCTGGAGCGCAAGGAAGCGCGCGATGGTGCGTGA
- a CDS encoding glycosyltransferase: MTRPTVIVVPCFNEEARLDGAAFLDHARRHPDVGFLFVDDGSRDRTAERLDELRSSEPGAIAVHHMAENAGKAEAVRTGMLVALSLGCESVGYWDADLSTPLDEITRLREVLRTNPAVLAVLGCRVRRLGADVRRRNVRHYLGRVFATGASIVLRLPVYDTQCGAKLFRADARVRDAFASAFASRWAFDVEVIARLRSGIGDAQAERLFYEQPLAAWRDVPGSKLGPRHMLVALRDLLRLWRDRS; encoded by the coding sequence ATGACCCGCCCGACCGTCATCGTCGTGCCGTGCTTCAACGAGGAAGCGCGTTTGGATGGCGCGGCGTTCCTCGACCATGCGCGCCGGCATCCCGACGTGGGTTTCCTTTTCGTCGATGACGGCAGCCGGGATCGCACCGCCGAGCGGCTGGACGAGCTTCGGTCGAGTGAGCCGGGCGCGATTGCAGTCCATCACATGGCGGAGAACGCCGGCAAGGCCGAGGCGGTACGCACCGGTATGCTCGTGGCGCTGAGCTTGGGTTGTGAATCCGTCGGTTATTGGGACGCCGACCTCTCCACGCCGCTCGACGAGATCACGCGCCTCCGCGAGGTCTTACGGACGAATCCGGCGGTCCTCGCCGTCCTCGGATGTCGGGTCCGGCGTCTGGGAGCCGACGTGCGCCGGCGGAACGTACGCCACTATCTGGGGCGCGTCTTCGCGACGGGAGCGTCGATCGTGCTCCGGCTGCCGGTCTACGACACACAATGCGGCGCGAAGCTCTTCCGCGCGGATGCGCGTGTCCGCGATGCGTTCGCCTCCGCGTTTGCGAGTCGCTGGGCATTCGACGTCGAGGTGATTGCCCGCCTCCGGTCGGGAATCGGAGACGCTCAGGCGGAGCGACTGTTCTACGAGCAGCCGCTGGCCGCCTGGAGAGACGTCCCCGGTTCGAAGCTCGGCCCGCGCCACATGCTCGTGGCGCTGCGCGACCTGCTGCGACTCTGGCGGGATCGTTCCTGA
- a CDS encoding YfhO family protein, whose product MAGRWRRAGGAALITAGAAMFWYFRIIRPAWDHPFAPGFGNADFFMQIYPMSFRAAAWIRDGVFPLWNPYQFAGHPFLATTLYGVCYPPNVLYLFLPTAVAIEAVIVLHLTLAGWFTHRYAAEIGLAPVACFGAAAVYMFCGFMAGLASWFTPAIASAAWLPLALIAVERIVVSGRASHAALLAVPIALALLSGWTHFWLYTTYVVVLYAGLRIAALAWTGVTRAALVRMVVLLGLGLGLGVAAAAVQLLPARELQMLGPRRVGGLTMQQLIPFMSLSPQRLVDEMLDWRTTKPFIGPFFLGPIVLALVATSLAASRRLMPRAVFWVVLVASLLIALGPHTPFFEHVYLHLPGARLFREPRRISFLVAFSAALLAAFGMDALSGDRPTRRVPRLMLGWGLLGLGATLLWRRSSLATVDLVLAIGAACAIGAAFFAPDVRRRRAFVMIAVGCAVADLVHGSTNVFRHPFHGVEILHRQDPIFDYIRANQGLGRTYLHDPIGFDYSVTAKQGTLRKVYAITDYEPLSLVRFEDLFDSIAQTQRIVPFTGFLNVEPSSPMRKALDVLSLRYWVEHRASGGHLALGAPASPWRLVPDVAGLDYLLYEHAAPLPRAYVATHFVHVADAAASLAAVLMPTFDPRSTVVVEREPDPMESDPRGTIATAVTPARVVRYEPREVQIEADVDAPGYLVLTDTYYPGWQATVDGMATPIYAANHVVRAVRVTAGHHVVTFRYEPASVRTGLLISLAALCAIGALAVTDRWMGVQRDEA is encoded by the coding sequence GTGGCAGGGCGGTGGCGACGCGCCGGCGGCGCCGCGCTGATTACCGCCGGCGCGGCAATGTTCTGGTACTTTCGCATCATCCGTCCCGCGTGGGACCATCCGTTCGCCCCGGGGTTCGGCAATGCCGACTTCTTCATGCAGATCTACCCGATGTCTTTTCGGGCGGCGGCGTGGATCCGCGACGGTGTTTTCCCGCTCTGGAATCCGTACCAGTTCGCGGGTCATCCCTTCCTCGCAACGACCCTGTACGGTGTCTGCTACCCGCCGAACGTTCTGTACCTCTTCCTGCCGACGGCGGTCGCGATCGAGGCTGTCATCGTGCTGCACTTGACGCTCGCGGGATGGTTTACCCATCGCTACGCGGCCGAGATCGGGCTCGCGCCCGTCGCGTGCTTCGGCGCGGCGGCCGTCTATATGTTTTGCGGCTTCATGGCGGGCCTGGCAAGCTGGTTCACGCCAGCGATCGCCTCGGCGGCCTGGCTGCCGCTCGCGTTGATCGCCGTCGAACGGATCGTCGTGTCGGGTCGTGCGTCGCATGCGGCGCTGCTTGCGGTGCCGATCGCGCTGGCGCTGCTCAGCGGGTGGACGCATTTCTGGCTTTATACGACGTACGTCGTGGTGCTCTACGCGGGCCTGCGGATCGCCGCTCTCGCGTGGACGGGCGTGACGAGAGCGGCGCTCGTGAGGATGGTCGTCCTACTCGGGCTCGGCCTCGGCCTCGGCGTCGCCGCGGCGGCGGTGCAGCTCCTACCGGCGCGCGAGCTTCAGATGCTCGGACCCCGGCGGGTCGGCGGGCTCACGATGCAGCAGCTCATCCCATTCATGTCGTTGTCGCCGCAGCGATTGGTCGACGAGATGCTCGATTGGCGCACCACCAAACCGTTCATCGGCCCCTTCTTCCTGGGGCCGATCGTGCTCGCTCTCGTCGCCACGTCGCTGGCCGCGAGCCGGCGGCTGATGCCGCGCGCCGTCTTCTGGGTCGTTCTCGTCGCGAGCTTGCTGATCGCCCTCGGGCCGCACACTCCGTTCTTCGAGCACGTGTATTTGCATTTGCCCGGCGCGCGCCTGTTTCGCGAGCCGCGGCGGATCTCCTTTCTCGTCGCGTTCTCGGCCGCCCTCCTCGCGGCCTTCGGGATGGATGCGCTCTCCGGAGATCGGCCCACGCGCCGTGTTCCGAGGCTCATGTTGGGATGGGGATTGCTCGGCCTCGGAGCAACACTCTTGTGGCGTCGATCGTCCCTGGCGACGGTGGATCTCGTCTTGGCCATCGGTGCGGCATGTGCGATCGGCGCGGCTTTCTTCGCGCCGGACGTTCGCCGGCGCCGCGCTTTCGTGATGATCGCCGTAGGCTGCGCGGTTGCCGACCTCGTGCACGGCTCCACCAACGTGTTTCGGCACCCGTTCCATGGCGTCGAGATACTCCACCGGCAAGATCCGATCTTCGACTACATCCGCGCCAACCAGGGGCTCGGTCGAACCTATCTTCACGACCCCATAGGGTTCGACTACTCGGTGACGGCGAAGCAGGGCACGCTACGCAAAGTCTACGCGATCACCGATTACGAGCCACTGAGTCTCGTGCGCTTCGAGGATCTCTTCGATTCCATCGCGCAGACGCAAAGGATCGTGCCTTTCACGGGATTCCTGAACGTCGAGCCGTCGAGTCCGATGCGCAAGGCGCTCGACGTGTTGAGCCTGAGGTACTGGGTCGAACACCGGGCGAGCGGCGGGCATCTGGCGCTCGGCGCACCTGCCTCGCCGTGGCGTCTCGTGCCCGACGTGGCGGGCCTGGACTATCTCTTGTACGAGCACGCGGCGCCGCTCCCGCGCGCCTACGTGGCCACGCATTTCGTGCATGTCGCCGACGCAGCGGCCAGCCTCGCGGCCGTTCTCATGCCCACGTTCGATCCGCGAAGTACCGTGGTCGTCGAACGAGAGCCCGATCCGATGGAGTCTGACCCCAGGGGGACGATCGCGACGGCCGTCACGCCGGCGCGCGTCGTGCGCTACGAACCGCGAGAGGTGCAGATCGAGGCGGACGTCGACGCGCCGGGATACCTCGTGTTGACGGACACCTACTATCCGGGTTGGCAGGCGACCGTCGACGGCATGGCGACACCGATCTATGCGGCGAACCACGTCGTCCGCGCCGTGCGCGTCACGGCGGGCCACCATGTCGTGACCTTTCGCTATGAGCCGGCGAGCGTGAGAACGGGGCTTCTCATCAGCCTCGCGGCCCTCTGCGCGATCGGCGCGTTGGCGGTCACCGACCGATGGATGGGCGTGCAACGCGATGAGGCATGA
- a CDS encoding YfhO family protein, which yields MSGGERGLPRVAAFALIAVGAVAFWWFRFIRPAADVAFAAGLGNVDFFAQIYPMSFRAAAWIADGVFPLWNPYQLAGHPFHAAALYGLCYPPNVLYLLLPTAAAIEAVVVLHLILSGWFTYRYAEIIGLAPIARLAAAAVYMFCGFMTSQANWFTPAVASSTWLPLALIAVERLLARRDARSAALLATALALALLGGWTQFWLYTVYAVGLYAGVRLVALAWHGTPPTVLAGVIALLVAAVGVGTALTAVQLLPTRELQALGPRRLGGVTMAQLVPFMSLPPARLAFEAIDWRATRPFISVFYFGPIVLALVGMSLCALRSRVAAAAMWIMLVASALVAVALNTPFFEHVYLRLPFARLFRLPQRIAFLVAFSAAALAGFGVDVLRSGSAARRALAAAVGIIVLAGGAAGLALRAPLAGVELGLIGIASCLFVATVRARGARLRANVAAVVTVLVVANFAYATRNVFRHPFHGVAILHEQDRILDYVRARQGLGRTYLHDAIGFDYSVMNKQGTLNEIYSITDYEPLNLLRFEEVYDAIGMPRGIAPFTGWLKVDPASPHLGVLDVLSLKYWVVANANADMRRMLGAPGSPWRPVPAVATQRYQLFEHASPLPRAYVATHVVGVADAAASLGALLAPGFDPRRSVIVEDVPDLAAPRGSSAAPSPVVPARITRYEPRMVRVEVDAPAAGVLVLTDTWYPGWRATVDEAPAAIHPANHLVRAVPVGAGHHVVAFRYEPASVQRGALVSGLALLVLATLVVGVRPRAPSCPAEKATPRP from the coding sequence ATGAGCGGCGGCGAGCGGGGCCTCCCGCGTGTCGCGGCCTTCGCGCTGATCGCCGTCGGCGCGGTCGCGTTCTGGTGGTTCCGCTTCATCCGCCCCGCCGCGGACGTAGCGTTCGCCGCCGGTCTCGGGAACGTCGACTTCTTCGCCCAGATCTACCCGATGTCGTTCCGCGCCGCGGCGTGGATCGCAGACGGCGTCTTCCCGCTCTGGAATCCTTACCAGCTGGCGGGTCATCCGTTCCACGCGGCGGCGCTCTATGGCCTGTGCTACCCGCCGAACGTCCTGTACCTGCTCTTGCCGACGGCCGCGGCCATCGAAGCCGTGGTCGTGCTCCACCTCATCCTCTCGGGATGGTTTACGTACCGCTACGCGGAAATCATCGGTCTCGCGCCGATCGCGCGCCTCGCGGCCGCCGCCGTGTACATGTTCTGCGGCTTCATGACGAGCCAGGCGAACTGGTTCACGCCCGCGGTCGCGTCGTCGACGTGGCTGCCGCTCGCGCTGATCGCCGTCGAGCGCCTGCTCGCGCGCCGCGACGCGCGGAGCGCGGCCCTCCTCGCGACGGCGCTCGCGCTTGCGCTTCTCGGTGGGTGGACGCAGTTCTGGCTCTACACCGTGTACGCCGTCGGGTTGTATGCCGGCGTGCGGCTGGTGGCGCTGGCCTGGCACGGGACACCGCCTACGGTGCTCGCGGGCGTCATTGCGCTGCTCGTGGCCGCGGTCGGCGTCGGCACGGCGCTCACCGCGGTGCAGCTGCTCCCGACGCGCGAGCTCCAGGCGCTCGGTCCGCGGCGACTCGGCGGGGTCACGATGGCGCAGCTCGTGCCGTTCATGTCGCTGCCGCCTGCCCGTCTCGCGTTCGAAGCGATCGACTGGCGGGCGACCCGACCGTTCATCAGCGTCTTCTATTTCGGTCCGATCGTCCTGGCGCTCGTCGGCATGTCGCTCTGCGCGCTGCGGAGCCGCGTCGCCGCCGCCGCGATGTGGATCATGCTCGTGGCGAGTGCTCTCGTCGCCGTCGCGCTCAATACGCCGTTCTTCGAGCACGTCTACCTGCGTCTGCCGTTCGCGCGACTGTTCCGGCTGCCGCAGCGGATCGCGTTCTTGGTGGCGTTCTCGGCGGCGGCACTGGCCGGATTCGGCGTGGACGTGCTGCGGAGCGGCTCGGCCGCTCGCCGCGCGCTCGCGGCCGCGGTCGGCATCATCGTCCTCGCGGGCGGAGCGGCGGGCCTCGCGCTACGAGCACCGCTCGCGGGCGTCGAGCTCGGGCTCATCGGCATCGCTTCCTGCCTCTTCGTCGCGACGGTCCGCGCGCGCGGCGCGCGCTTGCGTGCGAACGTGGCGGCGGTGGTCACCGTCCTCGTCGTCGCGAACTTCGCGTACGCGACGCGAAACGTCTTTCGCCACCCGTTCCACGGCGTCGCGATCCTGCACGAGCAGGACCGCATCCTCGACTACGTGCGTGCACGCCAGGGACTCGGGCGCACGTATCTGCACGACGCGATCGGCTTCGACTACTCGGTGATGAACAAGCAGGGCACGCTCAACGAGATCTACTCGATCACCGACTACGAGCCGTTGAATCTCTTGCGGTTCGAGGAGGTCTACGACGCGATCGGCATGCCGCGCGGTATCGCGCCGTTCACGGGGTGGCTGAAGGTCGACCCGGCGAGTCCGCACCTCGGCGTGCTGGACGTGCTGAGCCTGAAATATTGGGTCGTGGCCAACGCGAACGCCGACATGCGACGGATGCTGGGCGCGCCGGGATCACCCTGGCGGCCCGTGCCAGCGGTCGCGACCCAGAGGTACCAGCTCTTCGAGCACGCGTCGCCGCTGCCGCGCGCGTACGTGGCGACGCACGTCGTGGGCGTCGCCGACGCCGCCGCGAGTCTCGGCGCGCTGCTCGCGCCCGGATTCGATCCGCGCCGGAGCGTGATCGTCGAGGACGTGCCGGATCTGGCGGCGCCGCGTGGGTCGAGCGCCGCTCCGTCCCCCGTGGTTCCGGCGCGCATCACGCGCTACGAGCCGCGAATGGTCCGAGTCGAGGTGGACGCACCAGCGGCCGGCGTGCTCGTGCTGACCGACACCTGGTATCCCGGGTGGCGCGCCACGGTGGATGAGGCGCCGGCTGCGATCCATCCCGCGAATCACCTGGTACGGGCCGTGCCGGTCGGGGCCGGCCATCACGTCGTCGCGTTCCGCTACGAGCCCGCGAGCGTGCAGCGCGGGGCGCTCGTCAGCGGCCTCGCGCTGCTGGTGCTCGCGACTCTCGTGGTAGGCGTCCGGCCGCGCGCGCCATCATGCCCCGCGGAGAAGGCGACCCCGCGACCTTAG
- a CDS encoding Uma2 family endonuclease, which translates to MSIAEWAALPEDESGELVDGRLVEEEVPDVVHEIVVTWLVWTFRSWLADRGGFVIGSEAKFAVAARRGRKPDVSVYVPGGAVPEARGAVYTPPDLAVEIVSPTPRDARRDRVEKVSDYATFGIRFYWIVDPVERTVELLELGADGRYVRALAAGEGRLSTIPGCDGLVLDLDALWTEIDRLGLPAADEGPQG; encoded by the coding sequence CTGTCGATCGCCGAGTGGGCAGCTCTCCCCGAGGACGAATCGGGCGAGCTCGTCGACGGACGCCTCGTGGAGGAAGAAGTGCCCGATGTCGTGCACGAGATCGTGGTGACGTGGCTCGTCTGGACCTTCCGCTCGTGGCTGGCGGACCGGGGCGGATTCGTCATCGGCTCGGAGGCGAAGTTCGCCGTGGCCGCGCGACGTGGGCGGAAACCCGACGTCAGCGTGTACGTGCCCGGCGGCGCGGTGCCGGAAGCTCGCGGCGCCGTGTACACCCCTCCCGATCTCGCGGTCGAAATCGTCTCGCCGACGCCCCGGGACGCGCGTCGCGACCGCGTCGAGAAGGTCTCCGACTACGCAACGTTCGGTATCCGGTTCTACTGGATCGTCGATCCGGTGGAGCGCACCGTCGAGCTGCTCGAGCTCGGCGCGGACGGGCGATACGTACGGGCGCTCGCCGCCGGCGAAGGACGCCTTTCGACGATCCCCGGTTGCGATGGGCTCGTGCTCGACCTCGACGCGCTGTGGACAGAGATCGACCGGCTCGGCCTGCCGGCAGCCGACGAAGGTCCGCAAGGTTGA
- a CDS encoding UbiA family prenyltransferase: MVSGTRVPADDVPLCVDLDGTLLRTDSLVEATLLLLKGAPSAVLLLPIWLLRGKAVLKDEVAKRVTLDPAALPYRDELLEFLRVERAKGRSLLLVSAAHESIVRAVARHLGLFDDVIATDAATNLKGAAKRAALVERFGTGGFDYAGDSPADVPVWEAARRAIVVSNDADLARRAGPRVDRIFTSPARRVSALARALRVPQWVKNFLVFVPLLMAPEARELPLFLDAALAFAAFSVCASAVYVANDLLDLAADRRHRTKSRRPFAAGDLPLAAGLALIPACLVAGFGIAWLFLPPAFLGVLTVYLAVTTAYSFRLKHVPLVDVIVLALLYTGRVIAGAAATHVWPSPWILGFSLFFFLSLAFVKRYAELYVLRGEPPELRVRGYYPTDLQLVAVNGAVSGYIAVLVAALYINSDRVVGVYARPELLWLICPLLLYWISRIWMLAFRGQLHDDPVLFAITDRESWIVGSLIAAVLLLARLL; encoded by the coding sequence ATGGTCTCGGGAACGCGCGTGCCGGCCGACGACGTACCGCTCTGCGTCGACCTCGACGGCACGCTGCTGCGTACCGATTCCCTGGTCGAGGCGACGCTGCTGCTCCTCAAGGGCGCCCCGTCCGCGGTTCTACTGCTGCCGATCTGGCTGCTGCGCGGCAAGGCGGTGCTGAAGGACGAGGTCGCCAAGCGGGTCACGCTCGATCCCGCGGCGCTGCCCTACCGCGACGAGCTACTCGAGTTCCTGCGCGTGGAGCGCGCCAAGGGGCGGTCGCTCCTCCTGGTCTCGGCTGCCCACGAGTCGATCGTGCGCGCGGTCGCCCGCCACCTCGGCCTTTTCGACGACGTGATCGCGACCGACGCCGCGACGAACCTGAAGGGAGCCGCCAAGCGGGCCGCGCTCGTCGAGCGCTTCGGAACGGGCGGCTTCGACTACGCCGGCGACAGCCCGGCCGACGTGCCCGTCTGGGAGGCCGCGCGGCGGGCGATCGTCGTCAGCAACGATGCGGACCTCGCGCGCCGCGCCGGACCGCGTGTGGACCGGATCTTCACCTCTCCGGCGCGGCGGGTGTCGGCGCTCGCCCGGGCGCTCCGCGTGCCGCAGTGGGTCAAGAACTTCCTCGTCTTCGTCCCGCTGCTCATGGCGCCCGAGGCGCGCGAGCTGCCGCTCTTCCTCGACGCCGCCCTGGCCTTCGCCGCCTTCAGCGTCTGCGCGTCGGCCGTGTACGTCGCCAACGACCTCCTCGACCTCGCCGCCGACCGCCGCCACCGCACCAAGAGCCGCCGGCCGTTCGCCGCGGGCGATCTGCCGCTCGCGGCGGGGCTCGCGCTCATTCCGGCGTGTCTCGTCGCGGGATTCGGGATCGCGTGGCTCTTCCTGCCGCCCGCGTTCCTCGGCGTGCTGACGGTCTATCTGGCGGTCACCACCGCGTACTCGTTCCGCTTGAAGCACGTGCCGCTCGTCGACGTCATCGTGCTCGCGTTGCTCTACACCGGCCGGGTGATCGCGGGCGCCGCGGCGACGCACGTCTGGCCGTCGCCGTGGATCCTCGGCTTCTCGTTGTTCTTCTTCCTGAGCCTGGCCTTCGTGAAGCGCTACGCCGAGCTCTACGTGCTGCGCGGCGAGCCGCCGGAGCTCCGCGTGCGGGGCTACTACCCGACCGACCTCCAGCTCGTCGCCGTCAACGGCGCGGTGAGCGGCTACATCGCGGTGCTGGTCGCGGCGCTCTACATCAACAGCGACCGCGTCGTCGGTGTCTACGCCCGTCCGGAGCTCCTCTGGCTGATCTGCCCGCTGCTCCTCTACTGGATCAGCCGCATCTGGATGCTCGCGTTCCGCGGCCAGCTGCACGACGACCCGGTGTTGTTCGCGATCACGGACCGCGAGAGCTGGATCGTGGGATCGCTGATCGCGGCGGTGTTGCTGCTCGCGCGCCTCTTGTGA